In Electrophorus electricus isolate fEleEle1 chromosome 1, fEleEle1.pri, whole genome shotgun sequence, a single window of DNA contains:
- the calcrlb gene encoding calcitonin gene-related peptide type 1 receptor → MFGYWTSSFLLLCATCELLRMAHAEESDTEPKPIGISRSKIVSAQFECYQKITKGTNHDRIAGPVCNHTWDGWLCWDDLEAGITATQQCPDYYHDFDTSEVVTKICMETGHWFVHPESNRTWTNYTNCRQVSRERRLTDMNFYYLTLIGHGLSLISLFASLGIFFHFKSLSCQRITLHKNLFTSFVLNSIITIIIFTAVVNNEELVRANPVSCKVSAFIQGYIVGCMYFWMLCEGIYLHTLIVVAVFADKQRLLWYYLLGWGFPLIPALIHAVARSYYYNDNCWISSHTSLLYIIHGPICAALLVNLFFLLNIVRVLITKLKVTHQAEFSPYMKAVRATLILVPLLGIQFILLPYKLEGRLSSEIYGYIIHILMHYQGLLVATIFCFFNGEVQGVLRRHWNQYRIQFGSTFANTEALRSASYTTSSMTEVHRCHSIDGHMETLNGKNFHGLSTTILRSDNLYI, encoded by the exons ATGTTCGGATATTGGACAAGCTCATTCCTTTTGCTGTGTGCAACCTGTGAG CTCTTAAGGATGGCTCATGCTGAGGAGAGCGACACCGAACCAAAACCGATCGGCATCTCCCGCAGCAAGATCGTGTCAGCGCAGTTTGAGTGCTACCAAAAGATTACCAAGGGCACAAATCACGATCGAATAG cgGGGCCCGTGTGTAACCACACGTGGGACGGCTGGCTCTGCTGGGACGACCTGGAGGCTGGCATCACTGCCACACAGCAGTGCCCTGATTACTACCACGACTTCGACACCTCGG AGGTGGTCACAAAAATCTGCATGGAGACGGGACATTGGTTTGTCCACCCAGAGAGCAACAGAACATGGACCAATTACACCAACTGTAGACAAGTGAGCAGGGAGCGCAGGCTG acagACATGAACTTCTACTATTTGACTTTGATTGGACATGGATTGTCATTGATATCTTTGTTTGCCTCCCTGGGAATATTCTTCCACTTCAA GAGCTTAAGCTGTCAGAGGATCACGCTTCACAAGAACCTTTTCACCTCCTTCGTCCTCAACTCAATCATAACCATCATTATATTTACTGCCGTTGTCAACAATGAAGAGCTGGTACGTGCAAACCCG GTGAGCTGTAAGGTCTCGGCCTTCATCCAGGGGTATATCGTGGGCTGCATGTACTTCTGGATGTTGTGTGAGGGGATCTACCTTCACACGCTCATCGTCGTGGCTGTGTTTGCTGACAAGCAGCGCCTCCTGTGGTATTACCTCCTGGGCTGGG GATTCCCGCTCATTCCAGCTTTGATACACGCCGTCGCGAGAAGCTATTACTACAACGACAA TTGCTGGATCAGttcacacacatctctgcttTATATTATCCATGGGCCTATTTGTGCTGCTTTATTG GTAAATCTGTTCTTCCTCCTGAACATCGTTCGCGTGTTGATAACCAAGCTGAAGGTGACCCACCAGGCGGAGTTCAGCCCCTATATGAAGGCAGTGAGGGCCACGCTGATCCTCGTGCCTCTGCTGGGGATCCAGTTCATCCTGCTCCCCTACAAACTCGAGGGCCGCCTGTCCTCTGAGATCTACGGGTACATCATTCACATCTTGATGCATTACCAG GGTCTCCTAGTGGCCACAATCTTCTGTTTCTTCAATGGAGAG GTCCAGGGTGTGCTGCGGAGACACTGGAACCAGTACCGCATCCAGTTCGGTAGCACCTTTGCCAACACGGAGGCCCTGCGCTCAGCATCCTACACGACCTCCTCCATGACGGAGGTGCACCGGTGCCACAGCATCGATGGGCACATGGAGACGCTGAATGGCAAGAACTTCCACGGCCTGTCCACCACCATCCTCCGCTCGGATAACCTGTATATCTGA